In the genome of Pseudoliparis swirei isolate HS2019 ecotype Mariana Trench chromosome 3, NWPU_hadal_v1, whole genome shotgun sequence, one region contains:
- the acaca gene encoding acetyl-CoA carboxylase 1 isoform X11, with protein sequence MAQQDGAAKKSPAVAALHSHFTVGSVSEENSEDENLGKPGLQLEERETRSSSPSSDSSSNFEIGLDRTDGPTHNLSGGTNGCCVLRPDRPSMSGLHLVKQGRDRRRIDLQRDFTVASPAEFVTRFGGNKVIEKVLIANNGIAAVKCMRSIRRWAYEMFRNERAIRFVVMVTPEDLKANAEYIKMADHYVPVPGGTNNNNYANVELILDIAKRIPVQAVWAGWGHASENPKLPDLLHKNGIAFMGPPSQAMWALGDKIASSIVAQTAGIPTLPWSGSGLTVEWTESNQKKKTINVPADVFELGCIQDVEDGLKAAEKVGYPIMVKASEGGGGKGIRKVNCADDFPNLFRQVQAEVPGSPIFVMQLAKHARHLEVQILADEYGNAISLFGRDCSVQRRHQKIIEEAPATIAPSDVFEDMERCAVKLAKMVGYVSAGTVEYLYSQDGSFYFLELNPRLQVEHPCTEMVADVNLPAAQLQIAMGIPLQRIKDIRMLYGVQPWGDSHIDFEGLSTAPSPRGHVIAARITSENPDEGFKPSSGTVQELNFRSNKNVWGYFSVAAAGGLHEFADSQFGHCFSWGENREEAISNMVVALKELSIRGDFRTTVEYLIKLLETESFQHNTIDTGWLDRLISEKMQAERPDTMLGIVSGALHVADVNLRNSVSNFLHSLERGQVLPAHTLLNTVDVELIYEGTKYVLTVTRQCPNSYVVIMNHSAVEVDVHRLSDGGLLLSYDGSSYTTYMKEEVDRYRITIGNKTCVFERENDPSLLRSPSAGKLIQYMVEDGGHVFSGQCYAEIEVMKMVMTLTALESGCIHYVKRVGAALVPGCVISKLQLDDPSRVQQAVLHTGPLPIIQAVALRGEKLHRVFHNTLDYLIHIMNGYCLPEPFFSNKLKDWVERLMKNMRDPSLPLLELQDIMTSVSGRIPPAVEKSIKKEMAQYASNITSVLCQFPSQQIANILDSHAATLNKKSEREVFFMNTQSIVQLVQKYRSGIRGHMKAVVMDLLRQYLKVEIQFQNGHYDKCVFALREENKSDMANVLNYIFSHAQVTKKNLLVTMLIDQLCGRDPTLTDELMTILTELTQLSKTTNAKVALRARQVLIASHLPSYELRHNQVESIFLSAIDMYGHQFCIENLQNLILSETSIFDVLPNFFYHSNQVVRMAALEVYVRRAYIAYELNSVQHRQLRDNTCIVEFQFMLPTSHPNRGNIPTLNRRISAPVLDFARTADTRLKTTKLQDLKDSKSKDDKADEKNAADSESADRFDTQNLLNVGVSSGTACFNERTNTQPTGT encoded by the exons ATGGCTCAGCAGGACGGCGCTGCCAAGAAGAGCCCTGCGGTGGCGGCGTTGCACTCGCACTTCACTGTGGGATCGGTATCGGAGGAGAACTCGGAGGATGAGAACCTCGGGAAGCCtggcctgcagctggaggagagggagacccGCTCCTCGTCGCCGTCCTCTGACAGCTCAAGCAACTTTGAAATAGGATTGGACCGCACTGATGGCCCCACGCACAATCTAAG CGGTGGTACGAATGGCTGTTGCGTTCTTCGCCCTGACAGGCCAAGCATGTCAGGGCTGCACCTAGTGAAGCAAGGCAGAGATCGCCGGCGTATTGATCTTCAAAGAGATTTTACCGTGGCCTCTCCCGCGGAATTTGTCACCCGCTTTGGTGGCAACAAGGTCATCGAGAAG GTGCTTATTGCCAACAATGGCATTGCGGCGGTCAAATGCATGCGCTCCATCCGCCGCTGGGCCTATGAGATGTTTCGCAATGAAAGGGCAATCCGCTTTGTCGTAATGGTGACCCCGGAGGACCTTAAGGCCAATGCAG AATACATCAAAATGGCAGATCATTACGTACCTGTGCCAGGAGGGACGAATAATAACAACTATGCCAATGTTGAGCTCATTCTGGACATTGCAAAACGCATACCTGTTCAG GCGGTGTGGGCTGGATGGGGTCATGCCTCAGAGAACCCCAAACTCCCAGATCTGCTTCACAAGAATGGCATTGCTTTCATGG GTCCCCCGAGTCAGGCTATGTGGGCTCTGGGAGACAAGATTGCCTCGTCCATCGTGGCTCAGACAGCTGGCATTCCTACCCTGCCCTGGAGCGGTTCAG GCCTCACAGTGGAATGGACAGAGAGCAACCAAAAGAAGAAAACCATCAATGTTCCAGCTGACGTGTTTGAGCTCGGCTGCATCCAGGATGTGGAGGATGGCCTCAAA GCTGCAGAGAAAGTCGGTTACCCCATCATGGTGAAGGCTTCAGAAGGAGGCGGAGGCAAAGGCATCCGTAAAGTCAACTGTGCTGACGATTTCCCAAATCTCTTCAGACAG GTCCAGGCAGAAGTTCCAGGTTCACCTATTTTCGTCATGCAGCTAGCCAAACACGCCCGCCACCTCGAGGTCCAGATCTTGGCCGATGAATATGGCAATGCAATTTCACTATTTGGGAGAGATTGCTCTGTGCAGCGACGGCACCAGAAAATTATAGAGGAGGCTCCTGCCACCATCGCCCCCTCTGACGTGTTTGAGGATATGGAAAGG TGTGCAGTGAAGCTGGCTAAGATGGTTGGGTACGTCAGTGCAGGTACGGTTGAGTACCTCTACAGCCAGGATGGCAGCTTCTACTTCCTGGAGCTCAACCCTCGTCTGCAGGTGGAACACCCCTGCACCGAGATGGTGGCCGACGTCAACTTGCCTGCTGCCCAGCTGCAG ATTGCAATGGGTATACCTCTTCAGAGGATAAAAGACATCAGGATGCTGTATGGGGTCCAGCCGTGGGGAGATTCTCACATTGACTTCGAGGGCCTGTCGacagccccctccccccgggGCCATGTCATCGCAGCACGCATCACCAGCGAAAACCCTGATGAG GGTTTTAAGCCAAGCTCCGGCACAGTGCAAGAGCTGAATTTCCGCAGCAATAAGAACGTGTGGGGCTACTTCAGCGTGGCAGCGGCCGGGGGGCTGCACGAGTTTGCAGACTCTCAGTTTGGACACTGTTTCTCTTGGGGAGAGAATCGGGAAGAAGCCATCTC CAACATGGTGGTGGCTCTGAAGGAGTtgtccatcagaggagacttcagGACCACAGTGGAATACCTAATCAAGCTCCTGGAGACTGAAAGCTTTCAGCACAACACCATTGACACCGGCTGGCTGGACAGGCTTATCTCAGAGAAGATGCAG GCGGAGCGTCCCGATACCATGCTGGGAATTGTGAGCGGTGCTCTTCATGTGGCCGATGTCAATCTAAGGAACAGCGTGTCCAACTTTCTGCATTCTCTGGAAAG GGGCCAGGTGCTgccagcacacacacttctcaacACGGTGGACGTGGAGCTGATCTATGAAGGTACTAAGTACGTCCTGACGGTGACCCGCCAGTGTCCCAACTCCTACGTGGTCATCATGAACCACTCCGCCGTTGAGGTGGATGTCCATCGGCTCAGTGACGGAGGGCTTTTGCTGTCTTATGATGGAAGCAGTTACACCACCTacatgaaggaggaggtggacag GTATCGCATCACGATTGGAAACAAGACGTGTGTTTTTGAAAGAGAGAATGATCCTTCGCTGCTGCGATCTCCTTCAGCTGGAAAGCTCATCCAGTACATGGTCGAGGATGGCGGGCACGTGTTTTCTGGCCAGTGCTATGCCGAGATAGAG GTGATGAAGATGGTGATGACCCTCACCGCTTTGGAGTCTGGTTGTATTCACTACGTGAAGAGGGTTGGAGCAGCACTGGTGCCTGGCTGTGTCATTTCCAAGCTTCAACTGGATGACCCCAGCCGAGTGCAGCAG GCCGTGCTGCACACGGGGCCCCTACCTATTATCCAGGCAGTGGCACTGAGAGGGGAGAAGCTACACAGAGTCTTCCACAACACGCTGGATTATCTTATTCACATTATGAACGGCTACTGTCTCCCTGAGCCTTTTTTCAGCAATAAG TTGAAAGACTGGGTGGAGAGGTTGATGAAAAACATGCGCGATCCCTCTCTGCCACTGTTGGAGCTTCAAGACATCATGACCAGTGTGTCAGGTCGCATCCCCCCTGCTGTGGAGAAGTCCATCAAGAAGGAGATGGCGCAGTACGCCAGCAACATCACCTCCGTGCTCTGCCAGTTCCCGAGCCAGCAG ATTGCAAACATCCTGGACAGCCATGCTGCTACTCTGAACAAGAAGTCTGAGAGAGAAGTCTTCTTCATGAACACACAAAGCATCGTTCAGCTGGTGCAGAA GTATCGCAGCGgcatcagaggtcacatgaaggCCGTGGTGATGGACTTGCTCAGACAGTACCTTAAGGTAGAGATCCAGTTTCAGAATG GACACTATGACAAGTGTGTGTTCGCGCTGCGTGAGGAAAACAAGAGCGACATGGCAAACGTGCTCAACTACATTTTCTCCCATGCGCAAGTCACCAAGAAGAACCTGCTGGTTACCATGCTCATT GATCAGCTGTGTGGCCGTGATCCCACGCTGACGGATGAACTGATGACCATCTTGACTGAGCTCACCCAGCTCAGCAAGACGACCAACGCCAAGGTGGCACTGCGAGCCCGGCAG GTGTTGATCGCTTCCCACCTCCCCTCGTATGAGTTACGACACAACCAGGTGGAGtccatcttcctctctgccaTTGATATGTATGGGCACCAATTCTGCATCGAGAACCTGCAG aatcTGATCCTTTCAGAAACGTCCATCTTTGACGTTCTGCCCAACTTCTTCTACCACAGTAATCAGGTCGTCAGGATGGCTGCCCTTGAG GTATACGTTCGCAGAGCATACATCGCCTATGAGCTCAACAGCGTCCAGCATCGCCAACTGAGGGACAACACGTGTATCGTAGAGTTCCAGTTCATGCTTCCCACCTCGCACCCCAACAG AGGGAACATCCCCACTCTAAACAG GAGAATCTCTGCTCCGGTCCTGGACTTTGCAAGAACAGCGGACACTAGATTAAAGACAACTAAACTCCAGGACCTTAAAGATAGTAAATCTAAGGATGATAAAGCGGACGAGAAAAATGCTGCTGATTCGGAATCTGCGGACAGGTTTGACACACAAAACCTCTTGAATGTGGGTGTATCTTCTGGGACGGCTTGTTTTAATGAAAGGACTAACACCCAACCAACTGGAACATGA
- the acaca gene encoding acetyl-CoA carboxylase 1 isoform X1: MAQQDGAAKKSPAVAALHSHFTVGSVSEENSEDENLGKPGLQLEERETRSSSPSSDSSSNFEIGLDRTDGPTHNLSGGTNGCCVLRPDRPSMSGLHLVKQGRDRRRIDLQRDFTVASPAEFVTRFGGNKVIEKVLIANNGIAAVKCMRSIRRWAYEMFRNERAIRFVVMVTPEDLKANAEYIKMADHYVPVPGGTNNNNYANVELILDIAKRIPVQAVWAGWGHASENPKLPDLLHKNGIAFMGPPSQAMWALGDKIASSIVAQTAGIPTLPWSGSGLTVEWTESNQKKKTINVPADVFELGCIQDVEDGLKAAEKVGYPIMVKASEGGGGKGIRKVNCADDFPNLFRQVQAEVPGSPIFVMQLAKHARHLEVQILADEYGNAISLFGRDCSVQRRHQKIIEEAPATIAPSDVFEDMERCAVKLAKMVGYVSAGTVEYLYSQDGSFYFLELNPRLQVEHPCTEMVADVNLPAAQLQIAMGIPLQRIKDIRMLYGVQPWGDSHIDFEGLSTAPSPRGHVIAARITSENPDEGFKPSSGTVQELNFRSNKNVWGYFSVAAAGGLHEFADSQFGHCFSWGENREEAISNMVVALKELSIRGDFRTTVEYLIKLLETESFQHNTIDTGWLDRLISEKMQAERPDTMLGIVSGALHVADVNLRNSVSNFLHSLERGQVLPAHTLLNTVDVELIYEGTKYVLTVTRQCPNSYVVIMNHSAVEVDVHRLSDGGLLLSYDGSSYTTYMKEEVDRYRITIGNKTCVFERENDPSLLRSPSAGKLIQYMVEDGGHVFSGQCYAEIEVMKMVMTLTALESGCIHYVKRVGAALVPGCVISKLQLDDPSRVQQAVLHTGPLPIIQAVALRGEKLHRVFHNTLDYLIHIMNGYCLPEPFFSNKLKDWVERLMKNMRDPSLPLLELQDIMTSVSGRIPPAVEKSIKKEMAQYASNITSVLCQFPSQQIANILDSHAATLNKKSEREVFFMNTQSIVQLVQKYRSGIRGHMKAVVMDLLRQYLKVEIQFQNGHYDKCVFALREENKSDMANVLNYIFSHAQVTKKNLLVTMLIDQLCGRDPTLTDELMTILTELTQLSKTTNAKVALRARQVLIASHLPSYELRHNQVESIFLSAIDMYGHQFCIENLQNLILSETSIFDVLPNFFYHSNQVVRMAALEVYVRRAYIAYELNSVQHRQLRDNTCIVEFQFMLPTSHPNRGNIPTLNRRISAPVLDFARTADTRLKTTKLQDLKDSKSKDDKADEKNAADSESADRMSFSSNLNHYGMLHIASVSDVLLDSSFTPPCQRMGAMVAFRSFEEFNKNIYDVLSCFSDSPPPSPTFPEGGNPVLYGEEETKSVPEEPIHILNVAIKTDSDIDDDGLAAIFREFTHTKKSMLFEHGIRRLTFLVAQEDFRKQVNCEVDQRFHREFPKFFTFRARDKFEEDRIYRHLEPALAFQLELNRMRNFALTAIPCANHKMHLYLGAARVEVGTEVTDYRFFVRAIIRHSDLVTKEASFEYLHNEAERLLLEAMDELEVAFNNTTVRTDCNHIFLNFVPTVIMDPSKIEESVRSMVMRYGSRLWKLRVLQAELKINIRLTPTGKQIPIRLFLTNESGYYLDISLYKEVTNSRTGQVGPQDRQIMFRAYGDKQGPLHGMLINTPYVTKDLLQSKRFQAQTLGTTYVYDFPEMFRQALKKLWHSFQTFAHLPKCPLPSELLTFTELVLDAQGQLLQMNRLPGGNEIGMVAWRMTLRTPEYPAGREIIVISNDITHKIGSFGPQEDILFLRASEMARKSRIPRIYIAANSGARIGLAEEIRHMFHVAWQDIADPYKGFKYLYLTPQDYKKVSALNSVHCEHVEDEGESRYKITDIIGKDDGLGVENLKGSGMIAGESSLAYDEIITMNLVTCRAIGIGAYLVRLGQRTIQVDNSHIILTGASALNKVLGREVYTSNNQLGGIQIMHNNGVTHTSVCDDFEGVFALLAWLSYMPKCKSSPVPILCAKDPVDRLVDFLPTKTPYDPRWMLAGRPSQSPKGSWQSGFFDQGSFMEIMQPWAQSVVVGRARLGGIPTGVVAVETRSMELSIPADPANLDSDAKTIQQAGQVWFPDSAFKTAQAIKDLNREGLPLMVFSNWRGFSGGMKDMYDQVLKFGAYIVDGLRAYKQPVLVYIPPHAELRGGSWVVIDPTINPRHMEMYADRNSRGGVLEPEGTVEIKFRRKDLIKTMRRVDPVYTSLAERLGTPELSPSDCEELESKLKEREEFLLPIYHQVAVQFADLHDTPGRMQEKGVITDILDWQTSRRFFYWRLRRLLLEDTVMGKIQAANTDLTDGQIQAMLRRWFVEAEGTVKAYLWDNNEEVVAWLEKQIADEEGARSVVDENIKYIRRDHILKQIRSLVQANPEVAMDSIVHMTQHISPTQRAEVVRILSTMETPASS, from the exons ATGGCTCAGCAGGACGGCGCTGCCAAGAAGAGCCCTGCGGTGGCGGCGTTGCACTCGCACTTCACTGTGGGATCGGTATCGGAGGAGAACTCGGAGGATGAGAACCTCGGGAAGCCtggcctgcagctggaggagagggagacccGCTCCTCGTCGCCGTCCTCTGACAGCTCAAGCAACTTTGAAATAGGATTGGACCGCACTGATGGCCCCACGCACAATCTAAG CGGTGGTACGAATGGCTGTTGCGTTCTTCGCCCTGACAGGCCAAGCATGTCAGGGCTGCACCTAGTGAAGCAAGGCAGAGATCGCCGGCGTATTGATCTTCAAAGAGATTTTACCGTGGCCTCTCCCGCGGAATTTGTCACCCGCTTTGGTGGCAACAAGGTCATCGAGAAG GTGCTTATTGCCAACAATGGCATTGCGGCGGTCAAATGCATGCGCTCCATCCGCCGCTGGGCCTATGAGATGTTTCGCAATGAAAGGGCAATCCGCTTTGTCGTAATGGTGACCCCGGAGGACCTTAAGGCCAATGCAG AATACATCAAAATGGCAGATCATTACGTACCTGTGCCAGGAGGGACGAATAATAACAACTATGCCAATGTTGAGCTCATTCTGGACATTGCAAAACGCATACCTGTTCAG GCGGTGTGGGCTGGATGGGGTCATGCCTCAGAGAACCCCAAACTCCCAGATCTGCTTCACAAGAATGGCATTGCTTTCATGG GTCCCCCGAGTCAGGCTATGTGGGCTCTGGGAGACAAGATTGCCTCGTCCATCGTGGCTCAGACAGCTGGCATTCCTACCCTGCCCTGGAGCGGTTCAG GCCTCACAGTGGAATGGACAGAGAGCAACCAAAAGAAGAAAACCATCAATGTTCCAGCTGACGTGTTTGAGCTCGGCTGCATCCAGGATGTGGAGGATGGCCTCAAA GCTGCAGAGAAAGTCGGTTACCCCATCATGGTGAAGGCTTCAGAAGGAGGCGGAGGCAAAGGCATCCGTAAAGTCAACTGTGCTGACGATTTCCCAAATCTCTTCAGACAG GTCCAGGCAGAAGTTCCAGGTTCACCTATTTTCGTCATGCAGCTAGCCAAACACGCCCGCCACCTCGAGGTCCAGATCTTGGCCGATGAATATGGCAATGCAATTTCACTATTTGGGAGAGATTGCTCTGTGCAGCGACGGCACCAGAAAATTATAGAGGAGGCTCCTGCCACCATCGCCCCCTCTGACGTGTTTGAGGATATGGAAAGG TGTGCAGTGAAGCTGGCTAAGATGGTTGGGTACGTCAGTGCAGGTACGGTTGAGTACCTCTACAGCCAGGATGGCAGCTTCTACTTCCTGGAGCTCAACCCTCGTCTGCAGGTGGAACACCCCTGCACCGAGATGGTGGCCGACGTCAACTTGCCTGCTGCCCAGCTGCAG ATTGCAATGGGTATACCTCTTCAGAGGATAAAAGACATCAGGATGCTGTATGGGGTCCAGCCGTGGGGAGATTCTCACATTGACTTCGAGGGCCTGTCGacagccccctccccccgggGCCATGTCATCGCAGCACGCATCACCAGCGAAAACCCTGATGAG GGTTTTAAGCCAAGCTCCGGCACAGTGCAAGAGCTGAATTTCCGCAGCAATAAGAACGTGTGGGGCTACTTCAGCGTGGCAGCGGCCGGGGGGCTGCACGAGTTTGCAGACTCTCAGTTTGGACACTGTTTCTCTTGGGGAGAGAATCGGGAAGAAGCCATCTC CAACATGGTGGTGGCTCTGAAGGAGTtgtccatcagaggagacttcagGACCACAGTGGAATACCTAATCAAGCTCCTGGAGACTGAAAGCTTTCAGCACAACACCATTGACACCGGCTGGCTGGACAGGCTTATCTCAGAGAAGATGCAG GCGGAGCGTCCCGATACCATGCTGGGAATTGTGAGCGGTGCTCTTCATGTGGCCGATGTCAATCTAAGGAACAGCGTGTCCAACTTTCTGCATTCTCTGGAAAG GGGCCAGGTGCTgccagcacacacacttctcaacACGGTGGACGTGGAGCTGATCTATGAAGGTACTAAGTACGTCCTGACGGTGACCCGCCAGTGTCCCAACTCCTACGTGGTCATCATGAACCACTCCGCCGTTGAGGTGGATGTCCATCGGCTCAGTGACGGAGGGCTTTTGCTGTCTTATGATGGAAGCAGTTACACCACCTacatgaaggaggaggtggacag GTATCGCATCACGATTGGAAACAAGACGTGTGTTTTTGAAAGAGAGAATGATCCTTCGCTGCTGCGATCTCCTTCAGCTGGAAAGCTCATCCAGTACATGGTCGAGGATGGCGGGCACGTGTTTTCTGGCCAGTGCTATGCCGAGATAGAG GTGATGAAGATGGTGATGACCCTCACCGCTTTGGAGTCTGGTTGTATTCACTACGTGAAGAGGGTTGGAGCAGCACTGGTGCCTGGCTGTGTCATTTCCAAGCTTCAACTGGATGACCCCAGCCGAGTGCAGCAG GCCGTGCTGCACACGGGGCCCCTACCTATTATCCAGGCAGTGGCACTGAGAGGGGAGAAGCTACACAGAGTCTTCCACAACACGCTGGATTATCTTATTCACATTATGAACGGCTACTGTCTCCCTGAGCCTTTTTTCAGCAATAAG TTGAAAGACTGGGTGGAGAGGTTGATGAAAAACATGCGCGATCCCTCTCTGCCACTGTTGGAGCTTCAAGACATCATGACCAGTGTGTCAGGTCGCATCCCCCCTGCTGTGGAGAAGTCCATCAAGAAGGAGATGGCGCAGTACGCCAGCAACATCACCTCCGTGCTCTGCCAGTTCCCGAGCCAGCAG ATTGCAAACATCCTGGACAGCCATGCTGCTACTCTGAACAAGAAGTCTGAGAGAGAAGTCTTCTTCATGAACACACAAAGCATCGTTCAGCTGGTGCAGAA GTATCGCAGCGgcatcagaggtcacatgaaggCCGTGGTGATGGACTTGCTCAGACAGTACCTTAAGGTAGAGATCCAGTTTCAGAATG GACACTATGACAAGTGTGTGTTCGCGCTGCGTGAGGAAAACAAGAGCGACATGGCAAACGTGCTCAACTACATTTTCTCCCATGCGCAAGTCACCAAGAAGAACCTGCTGGTTACCATGCTCATT GATCAGCTGTGTGGCCGTGATCCCACGCTGACGGATGAACTGATGACCATCTTGACTGAGCTCACCCAGCTCAGCAAGACGACCAACGCCAAGGTGGCACTGCGAGCCCGGCAG GTGTTGATCGCTTCCCACCTCCCCTCGTATGAGTTACGACACAACCAGGTGGAGtccatcttcctctctgccaTTGATATGTATGGGCACCAATTCTGCATCGAGAACCTGCAG aatcTGATCCTTTCAGAAACGTCCATCTTTGACGTTCTGCCCAACTTCTTCTACCACAGTAATCAGGTCGTCAGGATGGCTGCCCTTGAG GTATACGTTCGCAGAGCATACATCGCCTATGAGCTCAACAGCGTCCAGCATCGCCAACTGAGGGACAACACGTGTATCGTAGAGTTCCAGTTCATGCTTCCCACCTCGCACCCCAACAG AGGGAACATCCCCACTCTAAACAG GAGAATCTCTGCTCCGGTCCTGGACTTTGCAAGAACAGCGGACACTAGATTAAAGACAACTAAACTCCAGGACCTTAAAGATAGTAAATCTAAGGATGATAAAGCGGACGAGAAAAATGCTGCTGATTCGGAATCTGCGGACAG GATGTCATTCTCCTCCAACCTGAACCACTACGGCATGTTGCACATCGCCAGCGTCAGCGACGTTCTGCTTGACTCGTCCTTCACGCCACCTTGCCAGCGAATGGGAGCCATGGTCGCTTTCCGCTCATTCGAGGAGTTCAACAA GAACATTTACGACGTTCTGAGCTGCTTCTCTGACTCTCCTCCGCCAAGTCCAACCTTTCCAGAAGGAGGCAATCCTGTCCTCTACGGGGAAGAGGAGACCAAG AGCGTCCCGGAAGAGCCCATCCATATCCTGAATGTGGCCATAAAGACGGACAGCGACATTGATGACGACGGCCTGGCAGCCATATTCAGGGAGTTCACTCACACAAAG AAATCTATGCTGTTTGAACACGGCATCCGTCGGCTGACTTTCCTTGTGGCCCAGGAG GATTTCAGGAAGCAAGTCAACTGTGAGGTGGACCAAAGGTTTCAT AGGGAATTCCCAAAGTTTTTCACATTCCGTGCCAGAGACAAG TTTGAGGAGGACAGGATCTACCGCCATTTGGAGCCGGCACTGGCGTTCCAGTTGGAGCTAAACCGCATGCGCAATTTTGCCCTCACTGCCATTCCGTGTGCCAACCACAAGATGCACTTGTACCTGGGTGCTGCCCGTGTGGAGGTGGGCACAGAGGTCACGGACTACCGGTTCTTTGTGCGAGCCATCATCCGCCACTCCGATCTGGTCACAAAG GAGGCCTCGTTCGAATACCTTCACAATGAGGCAGAGCGTCTGCTGCTGGAGGCCATGGATGAGCTGGAGGTGGCTTTCAACAACACAACTGTACGAACTGACTGCAACCATATCTTCCTCAATTTTGTCCCAACAGTCATCATGGACCCATCTAAG ATTGAGGAGTCTGTGCGCTCCATGGTGATGCGTTACGGCAGCCGTCTGTGGAAGCTGCGAGTCCTGCAGGCTGAACTGAAAATTAACATCCGCCTGACACCAACTGGAAAGCAAATCCCCATCCGACTCTTCCTCACCAATGAATCTGGGTACTACCTGGACATCAGCCTGTACAAGGAGGTCACTAATTCCCGAACGGGACAGGTGGGGCCCCAAGACCGACAG ATCATGTTCCGAGCATATGGAGACAAGCAAGGGCCGCTGCATGGCATGCTCATCAACACCCCCTATGTGACCAAGGACCTGCTGCAGTCTAAGCGCTTCCAGGCGCAGACTCTGGGCACCACCTATGTCTATGACTTTCCAGAAATGTTCAGACAG GCTCTGAAAAAGCTGTGGCACTCTTTCCAGACCTTCGCCCACTTACCCAAATGCCCCCTTCCCTCTGAGCTACTCACCTTCACAGAGCTGGTTCTCGATGCCCAAGGTCAGCTGCTGCAGATGAACAGACTGCCGGGGGGCAACGAG ATTGGCATGGTGGCGTGGCGGATGACCCTGCGCACGCCAGAATATCCAGCGGGACGTGAGATCATCGTCATAAGTAACGACATCACGCACAAGATCGGCTCATTTGGGCCCCAGGAGGACATATTGTTCCTGCGGGCTTCAGAGATGGCACGGAAGAGCCGCATCCCGCGGATCTACATCGCAGCCAACAGTGGCGCTCGCATCGGGCTGGCGGAGGAAATCAGACACATGTTCCACGTGGCCTGGCAGGATATAGCTGATCCTTATAAG GGATTCAAGTATCTCTACCTCACACCTCAGGATTACAAGAAGGTTTCAGCCCTGAACTCTGTGCATTGTGAACATGTGGAGGATGAGGGAGAATCCAG GTACAAGATCACTGACATCATTGGAAAAGATGATGGGCTGGGTGTGGAGAATCTGAAAGGGTCAGGAATGATTGCTGGAGAATCCTCTCTGGCTTATGACGAGATCATCACCATGAACCTG GTCACGTGCAGAGCCATAGGGATTGGGGCATATCTGGTGAGGCTTGGACAGAGAACCATCCAAGTGGACAACTCTCACATTATCCTTACTGGAGCGTCTGCACTTAACAAG GTGCTGGGCAGGGAAGTGTACACATCGAACAACCAACTTGGCGGCATTCAAATAATGCACAACAACGGTGTGACCCACACTAGTGTTTGTGATGACTTTGAGGGAGTCTTCGCGCTTCTGGCGTGGCTATCCTACATGCCCAAG TGTAAATCTAGTCCAGTGCCAATCCTCTGCGCCAAGGATCCCGTGGATCGTCTGGTGGATTTTCTGCCTACAAAGACTCCGTATGACCCTCGCTGGATGCTAGCAGGACGTCCCAGCCAGT CTCCAAAGGGTTCCTGGCAGAGTGGCTTTTTTGACCAGGGCTCCTTCATGGAGATCATGCAGCCATGGGCTCAGAGTGTGGTGGTAGGCCGAGCCCG ACTGGGTGGGATACCTACTGGGGTGGTCGCCGTGGAAACCAGGTCAATGGAGCTGTCGATCCCAGCCGATCCAGCTAATTTGGACTCTGATGCAAAG ACCATCCAGCAGGCCGGACAGGTTTGGTTCCCAGACTCTGCCTTTAAAACCGCCCAGGCCATTAAGGACCTAAACAGAGAGGGTCTACCTCTCATGGTGTTTTCCAACTGGAGGGGCTTCTCTGGAGGAATGAAAG ATATGTACGACCAGGTGCTGAAGTTTGGGGCCTACATTGTGGATGGGCTGAGGGCGTACAAGCAGCCAGTACTGGTTTATATCCCCCCCCATGCTGAGCTGAGGGGAGGATCCTGGGTGGTTATCGATCCCACCATCAACCCACGTCACATGGAGATGTACGCTGACAGGAACAGCCG TGGTGGTGTTTTGGAGCCCGAAGGCACAGTGGAGATCAAATTCAGAAGGAAGGACCTGATAAAGACCATGAGAAGAGTGGATCCAGTCTACACAAGCCTGGCTGAAAGACTGG GAACGCCAGAGCTGAGTCCCTCCGATTGTGAAGAGCTGGAGAGCAAGCTGAAGGAGCGTGAGGAGTTTCTCCTGCCAATCTACCACCAGGTGGCCGTGCAGTTTGCGGACCTCCACGACACTCCGGGTCGCATGCAAGAGAAGGGCGTCATAACG